In one window of Pseudoalteromonas espejiana DSM 9414 DNA:
- a CDS encoding solute:sodium symporter family transporter yields the protein MEGMNITMTLLSCLAFMALVGYISYQKTKGEVNTQDGYFLAGRGLTGTFIAGSMILTNLSAEQLIGLNGSAYGYNLSSMAWEVTAGVSTIIMALIFLPRYLAGAFSTLPEFLRDRFDDTVRRMTVILFMVGYCFITIPSVLYSGSIAVLRLFDVPTLLNMSYQASLIVTIITVGSVGAIYAVFGGLKAVAVSDTINGVGLLIIGILVPTLGLIALGDGNFADGLSTLVNTDTEKLNAIGSEDDPVPFGTIFTGMILANLFYWGTNQYVIQRTLGAKNLVEGQKGVLFSGYFKVLVPFMMMIPGVIAYHLYKHESLQTIDLAYPHLVKDVLPQYLSGFFLAVLLGAVFSSFNSLLNSAATLFCLDVYKPMKKDKVSDEKLIKVAKITSIVIAILSFITAPLLMFAPEGLWHIIRVFTGFYNIPVITIVLVGLFTRKVPALGAKVAIIFHIIAYTLLKFVWDVDINFIHIYAILFFIELAIMLGIGYYKPLATPWKFTRKAEVNLSPWKYALPCAIVLVSLIVSLYILFSPLGLVGGTSVYFVPSLVAVWSSAFVLSWWSVRRWHKRYESSLAHIGLAKAT from the coding sequence ATGGAAGGTATGAACATTACCATGACACTGCTATCGTGCTTGGCGTTTATGGCGCTAGTAGGATATATCTCGTACCAAAAAACCAAAGGGGAAGTTAACACCCAAGACGGCTACTTTTTAGCGGGCCGTGGTTTAACAGGTACATTTATAGCGGGGTCAATGATCCTCACTAACTTATCGGCCGAGCAGCTTATTGGCCTCAATGGCTCAGCGTATGGTTACAACCTAAGTTCTATGGCGTGGGAAGTAACAGCTGGGGTATCAACCATTATAATGGCGCTGATCTTTTTACCGCGCTATTTAGCCGGTGCGTTTTCTACCTTACCTGAATTTTTACGGGATCGTTTTGACGATACCGTACGCCGCATGACGGTGATCTTATTTATGGTAGGGTATTGTTTTATAACGATCCCTTCTGTTTTGTATTCAGGATCAATCGCCGTTCTTAGGCTGTTTGATGTACCTACCTTATTAAATATGAGCTACCAAGCAAGTTTAATTGTAACCATTATTACAGTAGGCTCTGTGGGCGCTATTTACGCGGTATTTGGCGGTTTAAAGGCGGTTGCGGTATCAGATACCATTAACGGTGTTGGGTTATTAATTATTGGTATTTTAGTGCCTACACTTGGGCTTATTGCCCTTGGCGATGGCAACTTTGCCGATGGCCTAAGCACACTTGTAAACACCGATACCGAAAAACTCAACGCCATTGGTAGCGAGGATGATCCCGTGCCATTTGGCACCATTTTTACCGGTATGATCCTCGCAAATTTATTTTACTGGGGCACAAATCAGTACGTGATCCAGCGTACATTGGGCGCCAAAAACTTAGTAGAAGGTCAAAAGGGCGTGTTGTTTTCAGGGTATTTTAAAGTACTAGTACCCTTTATGATGATGATCCCAGGCGTTATTGCTTATCATCTTTATAAGCACGAAAGCTTGCAGACCATTGATTTAGCTTACCCACATTTAGTGAAAGATGTACTGCCTCAGTATTTATCTGGGTTCTTTTTAGCTGTGCTACTAGGTGCGGTATTTAGCTCGTTTAATTCACTGCTAAATAGTGCAGCCACATTGTTTTGTTTAGATGTTTACAAACCAATGAAAAAAGACAAAGTAAGCGACGAAAAGCTTATTAAAGTGGCCAAAATTACCAGTATTGTAATTGCTATATTGTCGTTTATTACTGCGCCACTGCTGATGTTTGCGCCAGAAGGTTTATGGCACATTATTCGTGTATTTACAGGCTTTTATAACATTCCGGTTATTACCATTGTATTGGTAGGCTTGTTTACTCGCAAAGTGCCTGCATTGGGCGCTAAAGTGGCCATTATTTTCCATATTATTGCCTACACCTTGCTTAAATTTGTGTGGGACGTAGACATTAACTTTATCCATATTTATGCCATTTTGTTCTTTATAGAACTTGCGATTATGTTGGGTATTGGTTACTACAAACCCCTTGCGACCCCGTGGAAATTTACCCGCAAAGCAGAGGTAAACTTAAGCCCTTGGAAATACGCGCTGCCTTGCGCCATTGTATTAGTAAGCTTAATTGTAAGCCTGTATATACTGTTTTCTCCGCTTGGGCTTGTTGGTGGTACTAGCGTGTACTTTGTACCGAGCTTAGTTGCCGTTTGGAGTAGCGCCTTTGTGCTCAGCTGGTGGAGTGTACGCCGTTGGCATAAGCGCTACGAAAGCAGCTTAGCGCACATTGGTCTTGCTAAAGCCACATAA
- a CDS encoding alpha-xylosidase, which produces MNAFELREPDWNAIEPARLTAEPKLQGHVLVLPTQFGEVSVTISQFGLRLNAGSTHDETFKILTTTPSNLPLSLNKLDQGFEATAGEYRLEFYSDPFYFKLYKNDKLVQQSATDGHFVRQHRLPPLAKTDNGWILSLELNYDEAVYGLGEKWGKLDKRGQLIRSYNHDALGVNAEKSYKNTPYAWSPEGWNLFVHTPAPVTHGVGYALWSQRAYVCLVEDDALDVFLYQEQTPAQSINRYCELTGFAPVPPQWSFGVILSKAYYKDADELLSVAREVRAKNMPCDVITLDGRAWQDTDTRFAFEWDPTRYADPKPVLDELKAMDFKICVWEYPMISVNNPLFAKAAENGWLIKDKRTGKAYQYEWDLSPFGEVLTPLPESGILDFTHPDAYEYWLESHKPLFELGVDMIKADFGEQLEDENMVSHSGDSGIRLHNVYSMLYNRCVYEAAEKYCKTGPFLFSRSAWTGSQRFPAQWGGDPQADWQGLAASIRGSLAWGMSGGPFFATDIGGFYKDTRDAELYVRWAQASVFSAHMRLHGIGPREPWSYTEQASDAVFAALKLRYQLIPYLQECAEQAQQTGMPIQRAMALAFPDDVLAHSFDQQFMCGEKLLVVPCVVPNGKVKFYLPQGEWVRFPDAQTYQGGKYYEETLELTQMAVFVRKGDTLMLGPDVQHTEQDMSQLTAWPK; this is translated from the coding sequence ATGAATGCATTTGAATTACGTGAGCCAGACTGGAACGCAATAGAGCCAGCACGCTTAACTGCAGAGCCCAAGTTACAAGGCCATGTGCTAGTTTTACCGACTCAATTTGGCGAGGTTAGCGTTACCATAAGCCAGTTTGGTTTACGTTTAAATGCAGGCTCCACGCATGACGAGACGTTTAAAATATTAACCACCACCCCTTCTAACTTACCGCTATCACTTAATAAATTAGACCAAGGCTTTGAAGCCACAGCCGGTGAGTACCGCTTAGAATTTTACAGCGACCCTTTTTACTTTAAGCTTTATAAAAACGATAAATTAGTACAGCAATCAGCGACCGATGGCCACTTTGTGCGCCAGCATCGTTTACCACCACTGGCTAAAACTGATAACGGCTGGATTTTAAGCCTAGAGCTTAATTACGACGAAGCCGTTTACGGCCTTGGCGAAAAGTGGGGCAAGCTTGATAAACGCGGCCAACTTATTCGCTCATACAACCACGATGCACTGGGCGTAAACGCCGAAAAATCATATAAAAATACGCCATACGCTTGGAGCCCAGAAGGCTGGAACTTATTTGTACACACGCCAGCGCCTGTTACACATGGTGTAGGTTACGCGCTTTGGTCGCAACGTGCTTACGTGTGCTTAGTAGAAGATGACGCGCTAGATGTATTTTTATACCAAGAGCAAACGCCTGCACAAAGTATTAATCGCTACTGCGAGCTAACCGGTTTTGCACCGGTACCACCGCAGTGGAGCTTTGGTGTTATTTTATCAAAAGCATATTACAAAGACGCCGACGAGCTATTAAGTGTAGCCCGCGAAGTACGCGCTAAAAATATGCCGTGCGATGTAATAACCCTTGATGGCCGTGCATGGCAAGACACCGATACTCGCTTTGCCTTTGAATGGGACCCAACACGTTACGCCGACCCAAAACCTGTGCTTGATGAACTAAAAGCCATGGATTTTAAAATTTGTGTGTGGGAATACCCTATGATCTCGGTAAACAACCCATTATTTGCAAAAGCGGCCGAAAACGGTTGGCTAATAAAAGACAAACGCACAGGTAAAGCGTATCAATACGAGTGGGACTTAAGCCCATTTGGCGAAGTACTTACGCCCTTACCAGAGTCGGGTATTTTAGATTTTACTCACCCCGACGCTTACGAATACTGGCTCGAATCGCACAAGCCATTGTTTGAGCTTGGCGTAGATATGATAAAAGCAGACTTTGGCGAACAGCTAGAAGACGAAAATATGGTATCGCACAGTGGTGACAGCGGCATAAGACTACACAATGTTTATAGCATGTTATACAACCGCTGCGTTTATGAAGCCGCCGAAAAATACTGTAAAACAGGGCCATTTTTGTTTAGCCGATCTGCATGGACTGGCAGCCAACGATTCCCTGCACAATGGGGCGGTGACCCACAGGCCGATTGGCAAGGTTTAGCGGCGAGTATTCGCGGCAGCTTAGCGTGGGGCATGTCGGGCGGGCCATTTTTTGCAACCGACATTGGCGGTTTTTACAAAGACACCCGCGATGCAGAGCTTTATGTACGTTGGGCGCAAGCGTCGGTATTTAGTGCGCATATGCGCTTACATGGTATTGGCCCTCGCGAACCGTGGTCATACACTGAGCAAGCAAGTGACGCGGTATTTGCAGCGCTTAAATTACGCTATCAGTTAATTCCTTACTTACAAGAGTGTGCAGAGCAAGCGCAGCAAACAGGGATGCCTATTCAGCGTGCTATGGCACTGGCATTTCCTGATGATGTACTGGCACATAGTTTTGATCAGCAATTTATGTGCGGTGAAAAACTCCTTGTGGTGCCATGTGTTGTACCAAACGGTAAAGTTAAATTTTATTTGCCACAAGGCGAGTGGGTGCGCTTCCCTGATGCACAAACGTACCAAGGCGGAAAATATTACGAAGAAACATTAGAGCTTACACAAATGGCCGTATTTGTTCGTAAAGGCGATACGCTAATGCTAGGTCCAGATGTTCAACACACAGAACAAGACATGAGCCAGCTAACAGCATGGCCAAAATAA